The Collimonas sp. PA-H2 genome contains a region encoding:
- a CDS encoding ABC transporter ATP-binding protein: MIQLDQLSKVFTQKDGAKVKAVDQVDLTVAEGEICVFLGPSGCGKTTTLKMINRLIAPTSGRVLLNGEDTTDIDEVSLRRQIGYVIQQVGLFPNMTIEENITVVPRLLGWDKKRCHERATELMAMVALDPKRFLSRYPREMSGGQQQRIGVIRALAADPPVLLMDEPFGAVDPINRESIQNEFFQMQRALNKTVIMVSHDIDEAIKLGDKIAIFRAGKLVQVDHPDTLLARPKDEFVASFVGQDATLKRLLLVRAGDAAANSATVLEDASLAAAYGVMDDNDYRYVTVTNAANHALGYVARRDARGGQGACSDKMKPFTVSAAPDENLRVVLSKMYKHSTSWMPVIGQDNSYLGEVTQDSIADYLSSGRTRSRVGM, encoded by the coding sequence ATGATTCAACTCGACCAGCTCAGTAAAGTATTCACACAAAAAGACGGCGCCAAGGTGAAGGCGGTGGATCAGGTTGACCTGACGGTTGCCGAAGGCGAGATCTGCGTTTTCCTCGGGCCTTCCGGCTGCGGCAAGACCACCACCCTGAAGATGATCAACCGTTTGATTGCGCCGACCTCCGGCCGCGTCTTGTTAAACGGCGAAGATACCACCGATATCGATGAAGTCAGCTTGCGGCGCCAGATCGGCTATGTGATCCAGCAGGTCGGCCTGTTCCCCAACATGACGATCGAAGAAAACATTACCGTGGTGCCGCGTTTGCTGGGCTGGGACAAGAAGCGTTGCCACGAACGCGCCACTGAACTGATGGCGATGGTCGCGCTCGATCCGAAGCGTTTCCTGAGCCGCTATCCACGCGAGATGTCGGGCGGCCAGCAGCAGCGCATCGGCGTGATCCGCGCGCTGGCGGCCGATCCGCCGGTGCTGTTGATGGATGAGCCATTCGGCGCGGTCGATCCGATCAACCGCGAATCGATACAGAACGAATTCTTCCAGATGCAGCGGGCGCTCAACAAGACTGTCATCATGGTCAGCCACGATATCGACGAAGCTATCAAGCTGGGCGACAAGATTGCGATCTTCCGCGCCGGCAAGCTGGTGCAAGTGGATCATCCGGATACCTTGCTGGCGCGGCCCAAGGATGAGTTCGTTGCTTCTTTCGTCGGCCAGGACGCCACCTTGAAACGTCTGCTGCTGGTGCGTGCCGGCGATGCCGCCGCCAACTCGGCCACCGTGCTGGAAGACGCCAGCCTGGCGGCGGCCTATGGCGTCATGGATGACAACGACTACCGCTACGTCACCGTGACGAATGCCGCCAATCATGCGCTGGGGTATGTGGCGCGGCGCGATGCGCGCGGCGGGCAGGGCGCCTGCAGCGACAAGATGAAGCCGTTTACGGTCAGCGCGGCGCCGGATGAAAATCTGCGCGTGGTGCTGTCCAAGATGTACAAGCACAGCACCAGCTGGATGCCGGTGATCGGCCAGGACAACAGCTACCTCGGCGAGGTTACCCAGGATTCGATCGCCGATTATCTCAGTTCCGGCCGCACGCGCAGCAGGGTAGGCATGTAA
- a CDS encoding ABC transporter permease — MTFFNYLLSAWPEILHLTIQHLMLVGIAVGMAILIGVPLGIVMIRHRWLASPLMGLATVILTLPSIALFGLMIPLFSRFGQGLGPLPAITAVFLYSLLPIMRNTYLALDGIEHGIKEAGIGIGMTFWQRLRLVDLPLSVPVILGGVRTAVVMNIGVMAVAAIIGAGGLGVLILHAISQSNMQKLVIGAVLISLLAIVADLLLQWLQRLLTPKGMQKS, encoded by the coding sequence ATGACATTTTTTAACTACCTGTTAAGCGCCTGGCCGGAAATCCTGCATCTCACCATCCAGCACCTGATGCTGGTGGGGATAGCGGTGGGCATGGCGATCCTGATCGGCGTGCCGCTGGGCATAGTGATGATCCGTCACCGCTGGCTGGCCAGCCCGCTGATGGGCCTGGCGACTGTGATCCTGACCTTGCCCTCGATTGCTTTGTTCGGCCTGATGATCCCGCTGTTTTCTCGCTTTGGCCAGGGGCTAGGCCCGCTGCCGGCGATCACCGCGGTGTTCCTGTACTCGCTGCTGCCTATCATGCGCAATACCTATCTGGCGCTGGACGGCATTGAACACGGCATCAAGGAGGCTGGCATCGGTATTGGCATGACATTCTGGCAGCGCCTGCGGCTGGTCGACTTGCCCTTGTCGGTGCCGGTGATCCTGGGCGGCGTGCGCACCGCGGTCGTCATGAATATCGGCGTGATGGCGGTAGCGGCGATTATCGGCGCCGGCGGCCTGGGCGTGCTGATCCTGCATGCCATCAGCCAAAGCAATATGCAAAAACTCGTTATCGGCGCGGTACTGATCAGCTTGCTGGCGATTGTCGCCGACCTGCTGCTGCAATGGCTGCAGCGCCTGCTTACACCGAAAGGAATGCAAAAATCATGA
- a CDS encoding glycine betaine ABC transporter substrate-binding protein has translation MQNLSQAASRIAALLAVALGFMAPAGASDLVVGGKNFTEQLILSSMTQQYLSAKGYKVDLKNGLGTTIMRQALESGQVDIVWDYTGTALIVYNKIDEKLDQDQSYERVKQLDAARNLIWLKPSALNNTYALAVPQKRAEEDGLHTIEDLANKINQSRQQDPDKKYLIGVDFEFASRPDGLEPLLALYGFAFERSEVKQMDPGLVYTALHNDQLNVGLTYSSDGRVQGFNLKLLEDSKGFFPFYSATPIVRKEILDANPHLAEQLNVLSAKIDTAKMTEMNKKVDIDQLPIAQVAADFLRAEGLL, from the coding sequence ATGCAGAATTTATCTCAAGCCGCATCGCGCATCGCTGCGCTGCTGGCCGTGGCGCTGGGCTTCATGGCGCCGGCCGGCGCCAGCGACCTGGTGGTCGGCGGCAAGAACTTCACCGAACAGTTGATCCTGTCGTCGATGACCCAGCAATACCTGAGCGCCAAAGGTTACAAGGTCGATCTCAAGAACGGTCTCGGCACCACCATCATGCGCCAGGCGCTGGAAAGCGGCCAGGTCGATATCGTCTGGGATTACACCGGCACCGCGCTGATCGTCTATAACAAGATCGATGAAAAGCTGGACCAGGATCAATCCTATGAGCGCGTCAAGCAACTGGACGCCGCCAGGAATCTGATCTGGCTCAAGCCGTCGGCCTTGAACAATACCTACGCCTTAGCGGTGCCGCAAAAGCGCGCTGAGGAGGATGGGCTTCACACGATCGAGGATCTGGCCAACAAAATCAACCAGAGCCGCCAGCAGGATCCTGATAAAAAATACCTGATCGGGGTCGATTTTGAATTCGCCTCGCGCCCTGACGGCCTGGAGCCATTGCTGGCTCTATATGGTTTCGCTTTCGAACGCAGCGAAGTGAAGCAGATGGACCCTGGTCTGGTCTACACCGCCTTGCATAACGACCAGCTAAATGTCGGTCTGACCTATTCGTCCGACGGCCGGGTGCAGGGTTTCAACCTGAAGCTGCTGGAAGACAGCAAAGGCTTCTTTCCGTTCTACAGCGCCACGCCTATCGTGCGCAAGGAAATCCTCGACGCTAATCCGCATCTGGCCGAACAGTTGAATGTGCTGTCGGCCAAGATCGACACCGCAAAGATGACCGAGATGAATAAAAAAGTGGATATCGACCAGTTGCCGATCGCCCAGGTTGCCGCGGATTTCCTGCGCGCCGAAGGCTTGCTATGA
- a CDS encoding ABC transporter permease — protein sequence MTNRYRSAVIGAVATVLVVAAIGWAIGPAVIRQYQGDLIYYTGRHLVLVGWSLSLSLLCGIPAGILLSRPYFARHAEKWMQLFNIGNTIPSMAVLALALALFGIGDKPAIIALWLAALLPIVRNTYEGLKQVSPSMKEAAKGIGMKPLQVLFRVELPNALPIIVGGVRTALAIIVGTAPLSILIGGESLGGLIFPGIYLNNQGQLLLGAAATAVLALLLDAIVSLGSNAYLSKRGLLR from the coding sequence ATGACAAATCGCTATCGCAGCGCCGTGATAGGCGCTGTCGCTACCGTGCTGGTGGTGGCTGCCATTGGCTGGGCTATCGGCCCCGCGGTGATCCGTCAATATCAGGGCGACCTGATCTACTACACCGGCCGTCACCTGGTACTGGTGGGGTGGTCGCTGTCACTGTCTCTGCTGTGCGGCATCCCGGCTGGCATCTTGCTGAGCCGGCCTTACTTTGCCCGTCATGCGGAAAAGTGGATGCAGCTTTTCAACATCGGCAACACCATTCCTTCGATGGCGGTGCTGGCGCTGGCGCTGGCCTTGTTCGGCATCGGCGACAAGCCGGCCATCATCGCCTTGTGGCTGGCGGCGCTGCTGCCCATCGTGCGCAATACCTATGAAGGCCTGAAGCAGGTGTCGCCGTCCATGAAAGAGGCGGCCAAAGGCATCGGCATGAAGCCGCTGCAGGTGCTGTTCCGGGTCGAGCTGCCGAACGCCTTGCCGATCATTGTCGGCGGCGTCCGCACCGCGCTGGCGATTATTGTCGGCACTGCGCCATTGTCGATCCTGATCGGCGGCGAAAGCCTGGGCGGCCTGATCTTCCCCGGCATCTACTTGAACAACCAGGGCCAGCTGCTGCTGGGCGCTGCCGCCACCGCGGTGCTGGCCTTGCTGCTGGATGCGATCGTCTCGCTGGGCAGCAATGCTTACCTGAGCAAGCGCGGACTGCTGCGCTGA
- a CDS encoding bifunctional 4-hydroxy-2-oxoglutarate aldolase/2-dehydro-3-deoxy-phosphogluconate aldolase, protein MTSSNLLYGNQLLDIMRASPVIPVIAIDDIEHAVPLAKALVAGGIRVLEVTLRTAHGLPAIRAIAEQVPGAIVGVGTLTQADEFVAARDAGAVFGVSPGLTPALIAAAKSSGLPLLPGVMTPSEVMAAREAGFRQLKLFPAVPAGGVGMLNAIAGPLGDVTFCPTGGISLETAPDFLACKNVACVGGSWLTPKDLLKAGDWARITALAAAASKLRKAL, encoded by the coding sequence ATGACATCCTCAAATCTCCTATACGGTAATCAGTTGTTAGACATCATGCGCGCTTCGCCGGTGATTCCGGTGATCGCCATCGACGACATTGAGCATGCAGTGCCGCTGGCCAAGGCGCTGGTGGCAGGCGGCATCCGCGTGCTGGAAGTGACTTTGCGCACTGCGCATGGCTTGCCGGCCATCCGCGCGATCGCAGAGCAGGTGCCGGGCGCCATCGTCGGCGTCGGCACGCTGACCCAGGCCGATGAATTCGTCGCCGCGCGCGATGCCGGTGCGGTATTCGGTGTCTCGCCAGGACTGACGCCAGCGCTGATCGCCGCCGCCAAATCCAGCGGCTTGCCGCTGTTGCCCGGCGTCATGACGCCGTCCGAAGTGATGGCGGCGCGCGAAGCCGGCTTCCGCCAGCTGAAGCTGTTCCCGGCGGTGCCGGCCGGCGGCGTCGGCATGCTGAATGCGATTGCCGGTCCCCTGGGCGACGTGACCTTCTGCCCGACCGGCGGCATTTCGCTAGAAACGGCGCCGGATTTCCTGGCCTGTAAAAACGTCGCTTGCGTCGGCGGCTCCTGGCTGACCCCGAAAGACTTGCTGAAGGCGGGTGACTGGGCTCGTATTACCGCGCTGGCCGCTGCCGCAAGCAAGCTGCGCAAGGCGCTCTGA
- the edd gene encoding phosphogluconate dehydratase — translation MSVQASVAKVTERIVARSQPYRSAYLARLEHARRQDVQRGALSCTNLAHGFAAFPVNDKLKLKQDKSSSIAIVSSYNDMLSAHQPFEHYPQIIKEAVRAAGGVAQFAGGTPAMCDGVTQGQPGMELSLFSRDAIAMATAIALSHNMFDAAVYLGICDKIVPGLLIGALHFGHLPAVFIPGGPMTSGMSNKEKVRIRQLYAEGKVGRAELLEAEAQSYHSAGTCTFYGTANSNQMLMEALGLHLPGSAFITPNTPLRDALTAEAARQALRITDRGNQYLPVGHVVSEKSIVNAIVTLLATGGSTNHTLHLVAIAKAAGIVIDWNDFDALSAVVPLVTRIYPNGDADVNHFHAAGGTGFVIRELLDAGLMHEDVKTILGDSLRAHCAEPFLQGETVVFKPAPEKSGDDSVLRTAGAPFSADGGLRLLSGNLGRSVIKISAVKQQHWVVQAPAIVFHSQEAFMAAFRAGELDRDFIAVLSHQGPRANGMPELHALTPALGILQDAGRHVALVTDGRMSGASGKVPAAIHVTPEVLAGGPLGLVRNGDMIRLDAEKGILEALVPAEEWAQRQPQATDLSANHVGMGRELFAMFRTTVSAAEEGATCFGLPPAMPTAAEAAESAHSEQPQKATI, via the coding sequence ATGTCTGTTCAAGCCAGCGTAGCCAAAGTCACCGAGCGTATTGTTGCACGCAGCCAACCTTACCGCAGCGCCTACCTGGCGCGCCTGGAACATGCGCGCCGCCAGGATGTGCAGCGTGGCGCGCTGTCCTGCACCAACCTTGCACACGGTTTTGCCGCATTTCCAGTCAATGACAAGTTGAAGCTGAAACAGGACAAAAGTTCATCGATTGCGATTGTATCTTCCTATAACGACATGCTGTCGGCGCACCAGCCGTTCGAGCATTATCCGCAGATCATCAAGGAAGCAGTGCGCGCCGCCGGCGGCGTCGCCCAGTTTGCCGGCGGCACGCCAGCCATGTGCGATGGCGTGACGCAGGGCCAGCCGGGCATGGAGCTGTCCCTTTTTTCGCGCGATGCGATCGCCATGGCGACCGCGATTGCGCTGTCGCACAATATGTTCGATGCCGCGGTCTATCTCGGCATCTGCGACAAGATCGTTCCCGGCCTGCTGATCGGCGCCCTGCATTTCGGCCACCTGCCGGCAGTGTTCATTCCCGGCGGCCCGATGACTAGCGGCATGAGCAACAAGGAAAAAGTGCGGATTCGCCAACTCTATGCGGAAGGCAAGGTCGGCCGCGCGGAACTGCTGGAGGCGGAGGCGCAGTCGTATCACAGCGCCGGCACCTGCACTTTCTACGGCACCGCCAACAGCAACCAGATGCTGATGGAAGCGTTGGGCCTGCATTTGCCGGGCTCGGCCTTCATCACTCCTAACACGCCATTGCGCGATGCCCTGACCGCGGAAGCCGCGCGCCAGGCTTTGCGGATTACTGATCGCGGTAATCAGTACCTGCCGGTCGGCCATGTCGTCAGCGAAAAGAGCATCGTCAACGCTATCGTCACCTTGCTGGCCACCGGCGGCTCCACCAATCACACCTTGCACCTGGTGGCGATTGCCAAGGCCGCCGGCATCGTCATCGACTGGAACGATTTCGATGCATTGTCGGCCGTGGTGCCGCTGGTCACTCGCATCTATCCGAACGGCGACGCCGACGTCAATCACTTCCATGCCGCCGGCGGCACCGGTTTCGTGATCCGCGAACTGCTGGATGCCGGCCTGATGCATGAAGATGTCAAAACCATTTTGGGCGACAGCCTGCGCGCGCATTGCGCCGAACCGTTCCTGCAAGGCGAGACAGTAGTGTTCAAGCCAGCGCCGGAAAAGAGCGGCGACGATTCTGTGCTGCGCACTGCCGGTGCGCCGTTCTCGGCGGACGGCGGCTTGCGCCTGCTGTCCGGCAACCTGGGCCGTTCGGTGATCAAGATTTCCGCCGTCAAGCAGCAGCACTGGGTGGTGCAGGCGCCAGCCATCGTCTTCCATTCGCAGGAAGCATTCATGGCGGCGTTCCGCGCCGGCGAGCTGGACCGCGATTTCATCGCCGTACTGAGCCATCAGGGGCCGCGCGCCAACGGCATGCCCGAACTGCACGCGTTGACGCCGGCGCTCGGCATCCTGCAAGATGCCGGCCGCCACGTGGCGCTGGTCACCGACGGCCGCATGTCGGGCGCTTCCGGCAAGGTGCCGGCGGCGATCCACGTCACTCCGGAAGTGCTGGCCGGTGGTCCGCTGGGCCTGGTGCGTAACGGCGACATGATCCGCCTCGATGCCGAGAAAGGTATACTGGAAGCCTTGGTGCCGGCCGAAGAATGGGCGCAGCGCCAGCCGCAGGCAACCGACCTGTCAGCCAACCATGTCGGCATGGGGCGCGAACTGTTTGCCATGTTTCGCACCACGGTCAGCGCGGCGGAAGAGGGCGCCACCTGCTTCGGCCTGCCGCCAGCGATGCCGACGGCGGCAGAAGCCGCAGAGTCGGCACATTCAGAACAACCACAGAAAGCAACGATATGA
- the pgi gene encoding glucose-6-phosphate isomerase: MPQTALNTTASFQALHEHYATVKERPLRELFAAAPSRFEQFSLKAAGLFLDYAKNNVTADTMAQLFALARERQVESRRAAMFAGEKINTTEQRAVLHTALRAPPLPALVVDGQQVSADVHAVLHRIQTFTTAVRSGAWLGYSGKPITDIVNIGIGGSDLGPKMVCQALRPYQQAGLHLHFVSNVDGDDLDAVLQQVNPQTTLFVIASKTFTTAETMMNAHSARNWFLQNGAAASESDLARHFAAVSTNVEGVTAFGIDTANMFPFWDWVGGRYSVWSSIGLSVALAVGFERFSEFLAGAHAMDRHFESAPLEQNMPVIMALLGIWYRDFFDYRSISIAPYHQDLGNFPSYLQQLEMESNGKRVALDGSPLEVASCPIIWGNVGTNGQHAYFQLLHQGSDITPVDFIATLNASHRLPGHQAALLANCFAQSEAFMRGKSANEVQAEMQAKGMPAEQIAALLPHRTFPGNRPSNTILMDALTPANLGALIALYEHKVFVQGVIWGVNSFDQWGVELGKVLASNILGELTGTPALHQNNSHDSSTNGLIAMARAAL, translated from the coding sequence ATGCCACAGACAGCGCTCAATACTACCGCCAGCTTTCAAGCCTTGCATGAACATTACGCAACCGTCAAAGAGCGGCCGTTGCGCGAGCTGTTCGCTGCCGCCCCTTCCCGCTTTGAACAATTCTCGCTCAAGGCCGCCGGCCTGTTCCTGGATTACGCAAAGAACAATGTGACGGCGGACACCATGGCGCAGCTGTTTGCCCTGGCGCGCGAACGCCAGGTCGAAAGCCGGCGCGCGGCGATGTTTGCTGGTGAAAAGATCAACACCACCGAACAGCGTGCCGTATTGCACACCGCCCTGCGCGCACCGCCCCTGCCGGCGCTGGTAGTCGACGGCCAGCAGGTCAGCGCCGATGTGCACGCGGTGCTGCACAGGATCCAGACTTTCACAACAGCGGTGCGTTCCGGCGCCTGGCTGGGATATAGCGGCAAGCCGATCACCGACATCGTCAACATCGGCATCGGCGGCTCCGACCTCGGCCCCAAGATGGTGTGCCAGGCGCTGCGCCCTTACCAGCAGGCCGGCCTGCATCTGCATTTCGTCTCCAACGTGGATGGCGATGACCTCGACGCCGTGCTACAGCAAGTCAATCCGCAAACAACGCTGTTTGTGATCGCCTCCAAAACCTTCACCACCGCGGAAACCATGATGAACGCGCACTCCGCGCGCAACTGGTTCCTGCAAAACGGCGCCGCAGCGAGCGAGTCCGACCTGGCCAGGCATTTTGCCGCGGTCTCCACCAATGTCGAAGGCGTCACTGCGTTCGGCATCGATACGGCCAATATGTTCCCATTCTGGGACTGGGTCGGCGGCCGCTACTCGGTGTGGTCGTCGATCGGCCTGTCGGTGGCGCTGGCGGTCGGCTTTGAACGCTTCAGCGAATTCCTGGCCGGCGCCCACGCCATGGACCGCCACTTCGAGAGCGCACCGCTGGAACAGAACATGCCTGTCATCATGGCCTTGCTGGGCATCTGGTACCGCGACTTCTTCGACTATCGCTCGATCTCGATTGCGCCCTACCACCAGGACCTGGGCAATTTCCCTTCCTACCTGCAACAGCTGGAAATGGAAAGCAACGGCAAGCGCGTCGCGCTGGACGGCAGCCCGCTGGAAGTGGCCTCCTGCCCTATCATCTGGGGTAATGTCGGCACCAACGGCCAGCACGCCTATTTCCAGCTGCTGCACCAGGGCAGCGACATCACGCCGGTCGACTTCATTGCTACCTTGAACGCCAGCCATCGGCTGCCCGGCCACCAGGCCGCGCTGCTGGCGAACTGCTTCGCCCAGTCGGAGGCCTTCATGCGCGGCAAGAGTGCGAATGAAGTGCAAGCGGAAATGCAGGCCAAGGGCATGCCGGCGGAGCAGATCGCCGCCCTGCTGCCGCACCGCACCTTCCCCGGCAACCGTCCCAGCAACACCATCCTGATGGATGCGCTGACACCCGCAAACCTTGGCGCGCTGATCGCCTTGTATGAGCACAAGGTATTCGTACAAGGTGTAATCTGGGGCGTCAACAGCTTCGACCAATGGGGTGTCGAACTGGGCAAGGTCCTGGCCAGCAATATCCTCGGCGAACTGACCGGCACGCCGGCGCTACACCAGAACAACAGCCACGACAGCTCGACCAACGGCTTGATCGCGATGGCGCGTGCGGCCCTGTAG